Genomic DNA from Nonomuraea rubra:
GCGGGCTGCGGCCGGCCATCCCGAGCACTACGAACGGGCACGGGCCGAGGCGGGCGCGTCCGGCCGCGAGCGGGAGCACCTGCGTGCCTGCCTGTACGAGTCCCTGCGCCTGTGGCCGCTCGTGGCCACGCTGCCCCGCGTCGTCACCGAGCCCACCGCCTGGCACGGAGCCACGCTCCCCGCCGGCACCGACATCATGATCCCGGTCGCCGTTCACAGCCGGAACCCTCAGCTCGGCTACGCCGACACCTTCACCCCCGAGGCCTGGCTGGACGGGCGGGCCACGGCCGACTGGTGGATCTTCCCGTTCTCGGCCGGGCCGGCCCGCTGCCCAAGACGTTGGACCCCTTCTCCCTGCGGCTGAACGTCCGGCCCGCGGCGTTCCGCACATCTTGTGATCGGGCCGGGTGACGCGGTAGAAACAACCGCAACCACATTCTTCGGGCCTCGATATAAGCCGGGCCGTTCGAGAGAGCGCTCTCTCGAACGGGATCCGGCGATGTCCAGAGCGCACTGCGAACCCCGCAGTGGAAGGGACGGACCGTATGACGACGACCCAGCCCCCCGGCGGCCGGGCGCCGCGATTCGGCCTCGTGCTGACGACCGCCCTCTTGACCGCCGCCGCCACGACCACCGTCTTATCGGCGGCCACCACCGCCGCCGCCGCGTCACCCGCCACCCCCGACCTCGGGCCGAACGTCACCGTGTTCGACCCCGGCATGCCGGTCGGCGACATCCAGGCCACCCTCGACGCCGCCCACGCCGCCCAGGTGGACAACGAGATGGGCACCACCCGCCACGCCTACCTCTTCAAGCCCGGCACGTACGGCACCGCCGAGCAGCCGCTCCAGATCAAGGTCGGCTACTACACGGAGATCGCCGGCCTCGGCGCCTCCCCCACGGACGTCGTCATCAACGGCAAGGTCGAGGTCTACAACCGCTGCCTGGCGGACGGCGGCACCAGCAACTGCCTCGCGCTCGTCAACTTCTGGCGCACCCTGTCGAACCTGTCGATCAACATCAACGCCGCAGGCCAGGACGGCTGCCGGTCTTCGGCGAACTTCTGGGCCGTCTCGCAGGCCGTGTCCATGCGCCGGCTCGACGTCAGCGGCGGCACCCTGTCGCTGATGGACTACTGCACCGCCGGCCCGCAGTACGCCAGCGGCGGCTTCATCGCCGACTCCAGGCTGCCGTCCGTCACGAACGGCTCGCAGCAGCAGTGGCTGACCCGCAACAGCGAGGTCGCCGGCTGGTCGAACGGCGTGTGGAACCAGGTCTTCTCGGGCGTCACCGGCGCCCCGGCCGAGACCGGGTTCCCGAGCCCGCCGTACACCACGCTCGACACCACCCCGGTCAGCCGCGAGAAGCCCTACCTGTACGCCGACGCGAAGGGCAGGTACAACGTCCGCGTGCCCGCCGCCAGGCGGGACACCCGCGGCATCTCGTGGGCCACCGGCCTGACGCCCGGCCGCACGCTGCCGATCAGCGACTTCTTCGTCGCCAGGCCGTCCGACTCCGTGCACGACATCAACAGGCAGCTCGCCCGCGGCAAGAACCTGCTGCTCACTCCCGGCGTGTACGACATCCCGCGCAGCATCGAGGTCAAGCGCCCCAACACGGTCGTGCTCGGGCTCGGGCACGCCACGCTCACCGCCACCCGCGGCTCGACCCCGATCGAGGTCGCCGACGTACCCGGCGTGGTCGTCGCGGGCGTCACCATCGACGCCGGCACGGAGAAGTCCCCGGTGCTGCTGCGCGTCGGCAAGCGCCACGGCGAGCGCCGGGCCTCGCCGGACAACCCGACGACCCTGTCCGACGTGTACTTCCGGGTGGGCGGGCCGCACATCGGCAAGACCGACGTCGCGCTCGAGGTCAACAGCGACCACGTGCTCATCGACCACACCTGGGTGTGGCGGGCCGACCACGGCGTCGAGGGCCTCAACGACACCCAGCGCTGGAACACCAACCTGGGCCGCAACGGCGCCGTCATCAACGGCGACCACGTGACCGCGACCGGGCTGTTCGTCGAGCACTTCCAGCAGTACAACACGATCTGGAACGGCGACGACGGCACGACGATCCTGTACCAGAACGAGCTGCCGTACGACCCGCCGACCCAGGCCGACTGGATGAACGGCGCCGTCGAGGGCTGGGCCGGCTACAAAGTCGGCGACCGCGTGCGCAGGCACCGCCTGTACGGGGGCGGGGTGTACGTCTTCAATCAGAACAATCCGGAGATCCACACCGAGAATGGGTTCGAGGTGCCTCAGGCGCCGGGGGTGAGGCTGCATCACATCATGACGGTCAACCTCAGCGCCGGGATCATCGATCACGTCGTCAACGGCGTCGGTGACGCGGCCGACACCACCAAGGTGGGTGCACCTGTGTACATCACGGACTACCCGGCTCCATAGGGACCGCGGGCGGGCCGGCCAACCACCGCTGGTCGGCCGGCCCGCACCGCCTCGGCCGGCCGGCCGGCCACGGCGGGTCGGCCGACCCATCACCGCAAAGTCGGTCGGCCACCACCGCGGCGGCGCGTCGGGCGACCGGCGATGGCGGTCAGCCCTCATGCGCATTGGCCTACCACCCCCGCCACGGCTATGGTTCCTGGCTTCGCCGCCACCTGTCGAAGATCGCCGGGTTCCTGCGGACGTCCCATCGACCGAGCATGGAATCGCCGCCCACCACGATCTCGGCCACCACCAGCGCCGAGGCCGCACTCCTGTCCGACTCGGCGACGATCCGGCCGTCCGGGGCGACGACGAGCGTCGCGCCGATCCCCTCCCGCCCCGGCACCGTTCCCGCCACGTCCGCTGTGATCACCCAGCAGTCGTTCTCCACCGCCCTCGCGACGAACGCCGAACGCGACCTGCTCAGCCAGCGGCGGGTGACGTCCACAGGCAGGTCGTTGTTGAGCGGACAGGCCAGGATGCGGGCTCCGGCCAGCGCCAGGAGACGGGACGGCTCGATGAAGTTGCAGTCGTAGCAGATCACGACCCCGAACGCGTGCTCCCCGTGGCGATGCAACGGCAGGTCATCGCCCGGGCTGAAGACGGGCTCCCGGGGGAACAACTTGCGGGAGATCGCCCCGACCAGCCTCCCCTCACGAACGATGGCCGCCGAGCTGTGCAGTCGCCCATCGGCCGAACGCTCGGTGAACCCGGCGACCACCGTCGTCGCCGCGGAGGCGTCCGCCAGGGCCGCGAGCAGGCTCGCGTAGGGCGGCGCGATCGCCACCGCCTCGGCGGCCGGCCTGTCGGCGGGCATGCCGCCGAAGTAACACTCCGGAAGAACGAGCAGGTCGATGCGCTCCTGGGCGCATCGCTCCAGGACGTACGGAAGGTCACCGGCGGCCGAGCCGCTCAGCCCCGCCTGCAGCGCGGCAACCCTCAGCCGGTCGCCGCCGGGATGACTCTTCACGTGACACCTGCCTGGGGAGGGCCCTTGACGGACGTGCCGTTCCTTTGCGCGTCTCCCCAACAACTTAGATAAATTGAGGCCGCTCTCACTTTGAGCCTCAGAGCCACAGTGATCACCAGCGGCATCACGGCATCGGACGATCATCGCTCGCGGCTACGCCGAGTTCGGCGAGCAGATCGTCGCCGTGGGCAGACCTACTGGAGGAGGCGCGGAAATCCCCCATCCAGCACGCCCCGGCGACCACGCTCCCGCTCAGACATGTTCCATCACGATCACCCCGCTCGTGTCAGGGACGAGCGCGGTGAAGACATGCGGCGCATCACCGGGATAGGACAGATAGTCCCCGGGCCCCAACTCGACCGGCTCGTCCAAGGGCCCTGCCAGCGCCCGCCCCACCCCGATCACCAGGTGCTCGACAGTCCCCGGCATGTGCGGGTCCGATCGCCGCGACTCGCCCGGCTGCGCCTCGACCCTGTAGAGGTCGCGGCGGGCGCCAGGCGGGCTGGAGGCCAGCAACGTCGCGGTGTAGCCGGCGTGGCCGGAGTGGACGGCCGGCCCCTCGCCGGCGCGGATCAGCCGTACCGCCGGACGCGGCGGGTCCACCAGCCGGCTGAACGGCACGCCCAGCGCCACCCCGAGGGCCCAGAGCGTCTCCAGGCTTGGGTTCCCGCTGCCCGATTCGAGCTGGGACAGCGTCGACTTGGCCAGCCCAGAGCGTCGAGCGAGCTCCGTCAGCGACATCCCGGCACGGTCCCGCTCACGCCTGATCGCCGCCGCGATCCGCTCGAAGGGAGGTCTGTCATCCGCCACTGTTCGCTCCAAACTTCCATCTGTTCGATTTGACGAACACCCACGCGCGGTCCACTATAGCGGTCGAGCGTTCCGATATACCGAACGGGGGCCACATGCACGACCCACAAGGGCGGGACCGGCCGCTCCCCGGCAACAGCAGTCACGCCACGCCCGAGCACGGCCGAGCCGCCACCCTGCCACCGCCGTCCATGCGCCATCTCGGCATCCTCGCGCACAGCACCGAAGGCGCGGCGCTGAGCTTCCTGTCCTTCTGCCAGGAGGGCTTCCAGCGTCTGGGCCAGCACGACCACCCCGACGTGACACTCGACTACATCCCGTTCGGCCGCAGCATGCCCGCCTGGGACGCGGGAGATCACGACGCCGTACGCAAGACACTCGCGGTGAGCGTGGACCGGCTGGCCCGAGCGGGCGCGGAGTTCTTCATCTGCCCCGACAACACCGCCCACCTGGCACTGGAACGCCCCGGCCCGCCTCTCGCCCTGCCGGGCCTGCACATCGCCGAGGTGGTCGCCGAGCAGGCCGCGCGCGACGGCCGCACCCGCGTGGGAGTGCTCGGCACCACCTACACGATGGAAGGCCCGGTATATCCCCGCGCCCTCGGCTCCCGGGGAATCGCCGCCGAGGTACCGGACTCCGAAGACCGCGAGCTGGTCAACGAAATCATCTTCAACGAGCTGGTCAACGGCCTGTTCACCAACGACTCACGTGCCGCCTACGTCAAGGTCGTCGAACGGCTGGCCGCCCGCGGCTGCGACGCGGTGGCACTGGTCTGCACCGAGATCCCCCTCCTGATCGAGCCCCAGCACTCACCGCTCCCCACACTCGACTCAACCCGCCTCCTGTCGACCGCCGCCTACGACGTAGCCGCCGGTCTACGACCGTTCCCGTCCTGGCGCGGCGGCCCCGAGGGCCTCACGGGATGAGGTGAACGCGCTCGGCATCCGAGCCCGTGAGGTGGTGAGGCGTGGCGTCCCAAGGCCGCCGACACCCACACGCAACCGTGCGGCCCGCGAAGTACGCCGTGCGGCGGCACGTGGAGCACGGCGTGCGGCACGTGGAGCACGGCGTACACGCGTGCAGGGCGGCGTAAGTCACGCACACGCAGCGTTAGGCACGCACCGTGAGGCACACGCTGGGCGGCATGAGGCACCCGCGGGGCAACGCGAGGCACGTGCGGGGCGGCGATGCGACATGCGGCGTGACGCACTCACAGGGCACTGTGCCGCACGCACACGCAGCCTGCGACACAATGCGGCGTGAGACTCGCACACGCGGCGTCGGGCACGCGCGGTGTGGCGCGCGCGGCGCGGGTGGCGTGGCGTGGCGTGCGCAGCCTGGCGTGCGCAGCCTGGCGTGCGCGATGCGGCGCTTGGCTGCTGCACGCTCCCCGGATCGTGAGGCGGGCCACCACGGCTGCTGCGCGTACCGGGCGGCCGGTAATGGTGGGTCGCTCGGGCGCCTCACCAACCGATGGCGCGGGCGAGCGGTGTGTCGCCCCCTGGTGACAGCGGCTTGGTCAGGACGAAAGGCATCTGCGCCATGAACCGCGGCTCGGTGCCCAGGTGCTCCTGAGCGGCGTGCACGGTGAACGGGTGCACCACGTAGGCATCACCTGGGCTGCCCGTCGCCAGGGCCAGCGGCCGGTCGCTGCCCGCCGCGTCGAAGATCGGCCCCATCTTCATGGGGTCGAGCACCTGCTTGCCGTCCAGCACCTTGACCATGTCGCGGTGTGACCCTGCGCGGATCCGGGTGGGTGCGTCGTCCGTGCCGACCTCGGAGAACAACACGAGGAGCAGCAGGGTGGCGGGACGCGCGCTCACTCCCCAGGTACCGTCGGCTCGCATGGTGTTGGAGTCGATGTGCCACCCCCGGTCATCGGCCGGTGCCACCCGGGGGAAGCGGATCGGGATGTTGCCGACGGCTCCGCGCGGATGCCATCCGCCAGGTCCGGCGACGGCGTCCAGGGCCGCATGCAACTTCGGGCTGGCCATGAACTGCCCGAACGGCCCCTCGCCGGTCATGTCCGACGTCCACACCACCGGCTGCGTCCATCCTGAGGGATCATCCGGCGACAGGCCGATCCGCTGCCAGAGCAACGCCCTGGCCGCATCGCCGACCTCGCGCGGCACGATGCCTTCGAGCTTGGCGAACCCGTCGCGGACGAACTGTTCGACGTCAACGCTGTCCATAATGAGCACGCTATCGAGGCTGTCCATCGCTTTTCCGCACCTCCGGATCGGGCTCCCGGGTCGGACTTGCGGGTCGCGATCAAGGGTCAAGCCTTGGGGCTGAGTTGGGGTTGGGATTCGGGACGAGTTGGGGGTTGGGGCTTTCGGGTCCGGCTTGCGTGTCGTGCTCGTGGGCCGTATTCGGCTCCTTTCCAGGCAGGCTGTTCCTGTGGTCCGGCCGAGCTGCCCATTCGCGATGCCAGATCGTTCCTGCGCCCGGTCAGGACGTCCCTGTACCCGGCCAGGCCGCCCCTTCGCCGGGCCACGTCATTCGATCCGCGCGGGCTCGTCCGGCACCGCCAGCCCCGCACCTTCTGACCGGCTGCACCGCCCCCTCGTGCCCGCTGCCCCGCTCTGCGTAGGCTGCACAGCCGTGGACCTTCGCCCTGTCGTCTTCGCCGACCGCCCCGACCTGCACGAGCAGGCGAACACCATCTTCAGCGCCGGTTGGCCCGAGTTCATCTTCCACGACCGGATCGCTGATCGATATCTCGAACGCGTACAGGCCTTCTTCGCCCACCTGAGCCTGCTCCTCCTGGACGCGGACGACCAGATAGCCGCAGGAGGATGGGGTGTCCCCGTGGGCTGGGACGGCACCATCGGCGACCTGCCCGGCGGCTACGACGACGCGTTGCGCCAAGCGGTCGAACTGCGCGAAGCGAACGGCCGGGCCGACACCATGGTCATCGCCGCCGCCCAGGTCCGGCCGGACCTACAGGGGCAGGGACTGGCCGCGCTGATGCTCCTGCACCTCGCCGACGCGGGTACGCGGGCGGGGCTTACTCGGGTGATCGCACCGGTCCGGCCGGCGCTGAAGGCGCGCTATCCCTTGACGCCCATGGCCCGGTTCATGACGTGGACCGGCCCGGACGGCGCCCCGCTGGATCCTTGGCTTCGTACTCACCACCGGATGGGCGCTCGGATGTTGTGTGCGGCGGAGCGTTCGATGGTCATGCAGGGTTCCGTCGCGGAGTGGGAGGAGTGGGCCGGCCTGCCCTTTCCGGAGTCGGGCCGGTACATCGTGCCAGGGGCGCTCGCCCCTGTCATGATCGACCGGGAGCATGATGTCGGCGAGCTCGTGGAAGCGAACGTCTGGGTCCAGCACCGCTGAACCCCTATGCCGCCGCACGGGCTCGGGGAACGGACAGGGCAGGAACGGTCTCCGCGAAACGCAGCGCCTTGTTCTGTCCCGGTCCACGGCGGACTCGATGGGTTTCCCCTTTTCCAGAGCGCGACCGCCTCAGCAGGCGACCGGTCGATGAGAGGCGATGATCGTCGGCACAGCCTGGTGTGGCTTGTGCGCCTGGCCAGGGGCCGGGGAGCGCGAGGGGCCGGCAGGCCACTCGCCCGGGGTATGGGGCCCGCCCCCACAGGGCGCTGCCTGAGGCTGCGTGGCGCGAAGCGCGCCTTGGGCGAAGACCGAGCAGTTGGACCGGAGGGTGGGGGGCCGGGCCCCCCACACAGCGGTGGCTGAAGCTGCGTCGCGCGAAGCGCGCGGTGGGCGCGAAGGCCGGGCAGTTGTTAGCGGCCCTGGTTGGCGACGGCTTCGATGGCGGCCTTGGCGGCCTCCGGGTCCAGGTACTTGCCGCCTCGGGTGGTTGGGCGGTAGTTGGGGTCGAGGTCGTACAGGAGGGGGATTCCCGTGGGGATGTTGAGGCCGGCGATCTCGTCGTCGCTGATGCCGTCCAGGTGCTTGACCAGGGCGCGCAGCGAGTTGCCATGGGCGGCGACGAGGACGGTGCGGCCGGCGGCCAGGTCGGGGACGATCTCGTCGTACCAGTACGGGAGCATGCGGTCGACCACGTCCTTCAGGCACTCCGTGCGGGGCATGAGCTCCGGCGGGAGGAGGGCGTAGCGGGGGTCGCCGGCCTGGGAGTACTCGTCGTCGTCGGCGATGGGGGGCGGCGGGACGTCGTACGAGCGCCGCCACAGCATGAACTGCTCGTCGCCGAACTCCTCCCTGGTCTGGGCCTTGTTCTTGCCCTGGAGGGCGCCGTAGTGGCGTTCGTTGAGACGCCAGCTGCGCTTCACCGGGAGCCAGAGCAGGTCCGCTTCCGCCAACGCCAGCTGGGCCGTCTGGATGGCCCTGGTCAGGAGGCTGGTGTGGACGACGTCCGGGCTCAGCCCGGCTTCCTGGAGGAGTTTGCCGCCGCGGCGGGCCTCGTCCTCGCCCTTGGCCGAGAGGCTCACGTCCACCCAGCCGGTGAACAGGCCCTTCGCGTTCCAGTCACTCTCGCCGTGCCTAAGCAGCACCAAAGTCGCCATGGGGCCAATCCTATGGTTTGGGAAGTGCGCGGGGTTGCGGGCCGTGCCAGTTGGACGTCGCCCCGGTGAAGCGCCGGACGAGTTGTGCATGCCTGCTCCTGGCGTGCGCCGCACTGCCTGTACCCCGCCGTACGGGTCAGGCGCGCCAGTTGATGAGCAGGCGGGGCAGTGAGTTCGGGGCCGTGCCTATTCGGCGGAGGGCGGGGATGGCGCCGTCGAGGTGATGCGAGTGGCGGTCGCGGTTATGCGGGTCGCAGGCGCGGTGACGCCGGTGGCGGCCGTGGTGATGCGGGTGGCGGCCGCGGTGAAGAGATCCCAGCCGTCGAGACACACCGTCCGCGGATCGTCGCCGTCCCACCCCCGCCGCACCGCCTCATCGAGCAGAGCCCGTACGGTCCCAGGCTCGTGCAGGTTCAACCACAGCCCCCCGGTCCCAACGGCCCCCGAATGCACGAACCCATCGGGTACGAACCGCCCCGGCCCGCCCTCGAAGACGATGAGCAACCGGCCTCGACCGCCCCGCAACCTCAGCATCTCCCGGCATTCGCCGAGCCGCCCCTCCCCATCGCGATGATCATGCGCCACCGTCCAGAGAAAGACCTCGCCCCCGACGACGAGCCGCCGCACTCTCTTCCTGCTGCGCGTCACCGGTCAGGGTCGGCGAAGCGGGCGAAGGCCTGGAGGTTGGCGAGGGATTCGCCGCGCTTGGCGCGCCAGGCCCACTCCCGCCGGATCGAGGAGGCGAAGCCCAGCTCCAACGCCCGGTCGAACCATTCGTCCGAGTACGTCAGCACGCACCCCAGCAGCCGATCGATCTCCTCCTCGCTCACCGCGGCCAGCGGCACCCGCCCGACCAGGTAGACGTCCCCGACGGGGTCGAGGGAGAAGTGCACCCCGTACATGGACCCGTTCTTGCCGAGCAGCCACCGGTAGAACTCGGTGTGGTTCTCGTCCGGCTGGCGGCAGAAGAAGGCTTCGACGTGCAGCACGCGCTCGCCCACGATCAGCCAGGTCATGGTGGCGAGCTTGTGCTGTCCGGGCAGTTTGGCCAGGAACGCCCCGGGCCGCGGCTCGTCGTAGGAGACGTCCGCGGCCTTGAGCGCGGCTTCGACGACATCGCGCATGCCGACCAGAATAAAAGTCAGGACACGGCGACGGGCACTTTGTGCATGTGGGCGAGGGCTCCGGCGTACACCTCCATGAGGCGGGCGGCGGTGGCCTGCCAGCCGAAGGCGGCCGCGTGGGCGCGGGCGCCGTGGGAGAGCTGGTCGCGCCAGCGGGGTGCGGTGACGAAGCGGCGCAGCGCCTGCGCCCATTCGGCCGGGTCGTGGCCGTCGACGAGCAGGCCGGAGACTCCGTCGCG
This window encodes:
- a CDS encoding phosphoglyceromutase, which produces MATLVLLRHGESDWNAKGLFTGWVDVSLSAKGEDEARRGGKLLQEAGLSPDVVHTSLLTRAIQTAQLALAEADLLWLPVKRSWRLNERHYGALQGKNKAQTREEFGDEQFMLWRRSYDVPPPPIADDDEYSQAGDPRYALLPPELMPRTECLKDVVDRMLPYWYDEIVPDLAAGRTVLVAAHGNSLRALVKHLDGISDDEIAGLNIPTGIPLLYDLDPNYRPTTRGGKYLDPEAAKAAIEAVANQGR
- a CDS encoding adenylyl cyclase, whose protein sequence is MTTTQPPGGRAPRFGLVLTTALLTAAATTTVLSAATTAAAASPATPDLGPNVTVFDPGMPVGDIQATLDAAHAAQVDNEMGTTRHAYLFKPGTYGTAEQPLQIKVGYYTEIAGLGASPTDVVINGKVEVYNRCLADGGTSNCLALVNFWRTLSNLSININAAGQDGCRSSANFWAVSQAVSMRRLDVSGGTLSLMDYCTAGPQYASGGFIADSRLPSVTNGSQQQWLTRNSEVAGWSNGVWNQVFSGVTGAPAETGFPSPPYTTLDTTPVSREKPYLYADAKGRYNVRVPAARRDTRGISWATGLTPGRTLPISDFFVARPSDSVHDINRQLARGKNLLLTPGVYDIPRSIEVKRPNTVVLGLGHATLTATRGSTPIEVADVPGVVVAGVTIDAGTEKSPVLLRVGKRHGERRASPDNPTTLSDVYFRVGGPHIGKTDVALEVNSDHVLIDHTWVWRADHGVEGLNDTQRWNTNLGRNGAVINGDHVTATGLFVEHFQQYNTIWNGDDGTTILYQNELPYDPPTQADWMNGAVEGWAGYKVGDRVRRHRLYGGGVYVFNQNNPEIHTENGFEVPQAPGVRLHHIMTVNLSAGIIDHVVNGVGDAADTTKVGAPVYITDYPAP
- a CDS encoding carbon-nitrogen hydrolase family protein yields the protein MKSHPGGDRLRVAALQAGLSGSAAGDLPYVLERCAQERIDLLVLPECYFGGMPADRPAAEAVAIAPPYASLLAALADASAATTVVAGFTERSADGRLHSSAAIVREGRLVGAISRKLFPREPVFSPGDDLPLHRHGEHAFGVVICYDCNFIEPSRLLALAGARILACPLNNDLPVDVTRRWLSRSRSAFVARAVENDCWVITADVAGTVPGREGIGATLVVAPDGRIVAESDRSAASALVVAEIVVGGDSMLGRWDVRRNPAIFDRWRRSQEP
- a CDS encoding YbjN domain-containing protein, which encodes MRDVVEAALKAADVSYDEPRPGAFLAKLPGQHKLATMTWLIVGERVLHVEAFFCRQPDENHTEFYRWLLGKNGSMYGVHFSLDPVGDVYLVGRVPLAAVSEEEIDRLLGCVLTYSDEWFDRALELGFASSIRREWAWRAKRGESLANLQAFARFADPDR
- a CDS encoding phytanoyl-CoA dioxygenase family protein, with product MDSVDVEQFVRDGFAKLEGIVPREVGDAARALLWQRIGLSPDDPSGWTQPVVWTSDMTGEGPFGQFMASPKLHAALDAVAGPGGWHPRGAVGNIPIRFPRVAPADDRGWHIDSNTMRADGTWGVSARPATLLLLVLFSEVGTDDAPTRIRAGSHRDMVKVLDGKQVLDPMKMGPIFDAAGSDRPLALATGSPGDAYVVHPFTVHAAQEHLGTEPRFMAQMPFVLTKPLSPGGDTPLARAIGW
- a CDS encoding aspartate/glutamate racemase family protein, which translates into the protein MHDPQGRDRPLPGNSSHATPEHGRAATLPPPSMRHLGILAHSTEGAALSFLSFCQEGFQRLGQHDHPDVTLDYIPFGRSMPAWDAGDHDAVRKTLAVSVDRLARAGAEFFICPDNTAHLALERPGPPLALPGLHIAEVVAEQAARDGRTRVGVLGTTYTMEGPVYPRALGSRGIAAEVPDSEDRELVNEIIFNELVNGLFTNDSRAAYVKVVERLAARGCDAVALVCTEIPLLIEPQHSPLPTLDSTRLLSTAAYDVAAGLRPFPSWRGGPEGLTG
- a CDS encoding helix-turn-helix domain-containing protein; the encoded protein is MADDRPPFERIAAAIRRERDRAGMSLTELARRSGLAKSTLSQLESGSGNPSLETLWALGVALGVPFSRLVDPPRPAVRLIRAGEGPAVHSGHAGYTATLLASSPPGARRDLYRVEAQPGESRRSDPHMPGTVEHLVIGVGRALAGPLDEPVELGPGDYLSYPGDAPHVFTALVPDTSGVIVMEHV
- a CDS encoding cytochrome P450 — translated: MATLPRVVTEPTAWHGATLPAGTDIMIPVAVHSRNPQLGYADTFTPEAWLDGRATADWWIFPFSAGPARCPRRWTPSPCG